A single region of the Sphingobium sp. TKS genome encodes:
- a CDS encoding efflux RND transporter permease subunit translates to MIASIIRASVRARNLVLAAALVLTVIGVVAVRTTPVDALPDLSDVQVIIRTTYPGQAPQIVENQVTYPITSTMLSVPGARVVRGYSFVGDSFVYVLFDDNTDLYWARSRVLEYLSQVQSRLPEGAKASLGPDATGVGWIYEYALVDKTGGRDLAQLRSLQDWFLRFELKTVPGVAEVASIGGMVKQYQVVVDPHKLAAYGVTTGQVGEALKRANQETGGASVEMAGAEYTVRAGGYLKTLDDFRAVPIRTSSGGIPVTLGDVAAVQVGPEMRRGIAELNGEGEVAGGVIVMRQGQNARAVIEAVKTKLDELKRSLPPGVEVVTTYDRSGLIDRAVENLNHKLVEEFIIVALVCALFLWHARSALVAILTLPLGILIAFIVMRLQGLNANILSLGGIAIAIGAMVDAAVVMIENAHKYLERWGHENPGKELEGAKRWGIITDAAAEVGPALFLSLLIITFSFIPIFSLQGQEGRLFAPLAFTKTYAMAAAALLSITLIPVLMGLLIRGRIPSEEENPVNRWLARIYRPAIEWVLRRPKQTLLIAVLIFATTLWPMSRIGGEFLPQMDEGDLLYMPSALPGLSAAEAGKLLQRTDRLIKSVPEVESVFGKAGRADSATDPAPLEMFETTIRFKPREQWRVGMTPAKLVDELDARVKVPGLANFWIPPIRNRIDMLVTGIKSPLGIKVAGSNLAEIDRTAKQIEQVVKTVPGVASALAERLTGGRYIDVDVDRSAAGRYGLNVADVQAVVSGAIGGENVGETVEGLARYPISVRYPRELRDSPDKLANLPVLTPSGQQITLGTVASIRISDGPPMLRSENGRPVTWIYVDGRGRDMQTLVSEISQAIASKVELPPGVSVSYTGQYEFLVRARERMKLVIPVTLAVIFALLYLTFRRWDESLLIMGTLPFAMTGGLWLLYWLGYNQSVASAVGFIALAGVAAEFGVVMLIYLKQALQARDDGDVIAAVREGALLRVRPKAMTVAVILAGLLPVLVGSGAGSEVMSRIAAPMIGGMLTAPLLSMLVIPAAYLLMRRRPRSPVQPEGEVK, encoded by the coding sequence ATGATCGCGAGCATCATCCGCGCCTCGGTCAGAGCGCGTAATCTGGTACTTGCGGCCGCACTCGTATTGACTGTGATCGGCGTGGTCGCGGTGCGAACCACGCCGGTCGATGCGCTGCCTGACTTGTCCGACGTGCAGGTGATCATTCGCACGACTTATCCCGGTCAGGCGCCGCAGATCGTCGAAAACCAGGTCACCTATCCGATCACCTCGACGATGCTTTCGGTCCCCGGCGCACGGGTGGTGCGGGGTTATTCCTTTGTCGGCGACAGCTTCGTCTATGTGCTCTTCGACGATAACACTGATCTCTACTGGGCACGAAGCCGTGTGCTCGAATATCTGAGCCAGGTTCAAAGCCGACTGCCCGAAGGGGCGAAAGCCTCGCTCGGGCCCGATGCGACCGGCGTCGGATGGATCTACGAATATGCACTGGTCGACAAGACCGGCGGGCGCGACCTAGCCCAACTCCGTTCGCTACAGGACTGGTTCCTGCGTTTCGAGCTCAAGACCGTACCTGGCGTTGCCGAGGTTGCGAGCATCGGCGGTATGGTCAAGCAATATCAGGTGGTGGTCGATCCGCACAAGCTCGCGGCATACGGCGTAACAACCGGTCAAGTCGGCGAGGCCTTGAAGCGAGCCAACCAGGAAACCGGCGGCGCGAGCGTGGAGATGGCCGGCGCCGAATACACGGTGCGGGCCGGTGGTTATCTGAAGACGCTCGACGACTTCCGCGCCGTGCCGATCCGCACCTCGTCGGGGGGCATTCCGGTGACGCTCGGCGATGTCGCTGCGGTCCAGGTCGGTCCCGAGATGCGCCGCGGCATCGCCGAGCTGAATGGCGAAGGCGAAGTCGCGGGCGGGGTCATCGTTATGCGCCAGGGGCAGAACGCCCGCGCGGTGATCGAAGCGGTCAAAACGAAGCTCGACGAATTGAAGCGGAGCCTGCCGCCTGGCGTCGAGGTGGTCACCACCTACGATCGTTCGGGCCTGATTGACCGCGCGGTCGAAAATCTGAACCACAAGCTGGTCGAGGAATTCATCATCGTCGCGCTCGTCTGCGCGCTGTTTCTCTGGCACGCTCGCTCGGCGCTGGTGGCGATCCTCACCCTCCCGCTCGGCATCCTGATCGCCTTCATCGTCATGCGGTTGCAGGGGCTGAACGCCAATATCCTCTCGCTGGGTGGCATCGCCATCGCCATCGGCGCGATGGTCGATGCGGCGGTCGTGATGATCGAAAACGCCCACAAGTACCTTGAACGCTGGGGACATGAAAACCCCGGCAAGGAGCTGGAAGGCGCTAAACGATGGGGTATCATCACGGATGCTGCCGCAGAAGTCGGCCCGGCGCTCTTCCTCAGCCTCCTCATCATCACGTTTTCGTTCATCCCGATCTTCTCATTGCAAGGCCAGGAGGGCCGGTTGTTTGCGCCGCTCGCCTTCACCAAGACCTATGCCATGGCGGCAGCGGCATTGCTCTCGATTACGCTCATTCCGGTATTGATGGGTTTGCTGATCCGGGGCCGCATCCCGAGCGAGGAAGAAAACCCCGTCAACCGTTGGCTGGCGCGCATCTATCGTCCGGCAATCGAATGGGTTCTGAGGCGCCCCAAACAGACACTGCTGATCGCAGTCCTGATCTTTGCCACTACCCTGTGGCCAATGTCCCGGATCGGCGGCGAATTTCTGCCGCAGATGGACGAGGGCGATCTGCTCTACATGCCTTCGGCGCTACCTGGACTCTCGGCCGCCGAAGCCGGGAAGTTGCTCCAGCGGACCGACCGGCTGATCAAGAGCGTTCCCGAGGTCGAAAGCGTGTTCGGCAAGGCGGGACGGGCCGACAGCGCAACCGATCCGGCTCCGCTCGAAATGTTCGAGACGACGATCCGCTTCAAGCCGCGTGAGCAATGGCGCGTCGGCATGACGCCAGCCAAGCTGGTCGATGAGCTGGACGCGCGCGTCAAGGTGCCGGGCCTTGCCAATTTCTGGATCCCGCCGATCCGCAACCGCATCGATATGCTCGTGACCGGGATCAAGAGCCCGCTAGGCATCAAGGTGGCAGGTTCAAACCTTGCCGAGATCGACCGGACCGCGAAGCAGATCGAGCAGGTTGTGAAGACCGTCCCGGGTGTTGCGTCGGCGCTCGCTGAACGGCTGACAGGCGGTCGTTACATTGACGTCGATGTCGACCGTTCGGCAGCCGGGCGTTACGGCCTCAATGTCGCGGACGTGCAGGCGGTAGTCTCCGGCGCGATCGGCGGCGAGAACGTCGGCGAGACGGTCGAGGGGCTTGCACGTTATCCGATCAGTGTGAGGTACCCGCGCGAGCTGCGAGACAGTCCCGACAAACTCGCCAATCTGCCCGTGCTGACGCCGTCGGGCCAACAGATTACCTTGGGCACCGTAGCCTCGATAAGGATCAGCGACGGCCCGCCGATGCTCAGAAGCGAAAACGGTCGCCCTGTAACCTGGATCTATGTCGATGGACGCGGCCGCGACATGCAAACGCTGGTCAGCGAGATCAGCCAGGCGATCGCCAGCAAAGTCGAACTCCCGCCCGGCGTCAGTGTCTCCTACACCGGCCAATACGAGTTTCTGGTCCGTGCCAGGGAACGCATGAAGCTGGTCATTCCGGTGACACTCGCGGTCATATTCGCCCTGCTCTACCTGACTTTCCGACGGTGGGACGAGTCGCTGCTGATCATGGGCACATTGCCCTTCGCAATGACCGGCGGGCTGTGGCTACTCTATTGGCTTGGCTACAATCAGTCGGTGGCAAGCGCGGTCGGCTTTATTGCTCTTGCCGGCGTCGCCGCCGAGTTCGGCGTGGTGATGCTGATCTACCTCAAGCAGGCGCTCCAGGCACGTGACGACGGCGATGTCATCGCTGCCGTGCGCGAAGGCGCTTTGCTACGCGTGCGGCCCAAGGCGATGACCGTTGCCGTGATCCTTGCGGGCCTGCTGCCGGTGCTGGTCGGAAGCGGTGCGGGCTCGGAAGTCATGAGCCGCATCGCAGCGCCCATGATCGGGGGCATGCTGACCGCACCGCTGCTCTCGATGCTCGTGATTCCGGCGGCTTATCTGCTGATGCGCCGGCGACCCAGATCCCCTGTTCAACCCGAAGGAGAGGTGAAGTGA
- the cueR gene encoding Cu(I)-responsive transcriptional regulator has translation MNIGQVSKATGVSQRMIRHYEGIGLMPPPDRRDNGYRDYPPRSVERLRFIANARDLGFSVDEISALLSLWDDRERASSEVKAIALGHAEDLARKAAALEAMRRTLLDLAEGCSGDARPDCPILAGLAETRQHPARELTVANCRPKEEA, from the coding sequence ATGAACATCGGGCAGGTATCGAAAGCGACGGGCGTGTCGCAGCGGATGATCCGTCACTACGAGGGTATCGGACTCATGCCGCCGCCGGACCGGCGCGACAACGGCTATCGAGACTACCCCCCACGTTCGGTTGAGCGCCTGCGTTTCATCGCCAATGCCCGCGACCTCGGGTTCTCAGTCGACGAGATAAGCGCGCTTCTCAGCCTCTGGGACGACCGCGAAAGGGCCAGCAGCGAGGTCAAGGCCATCGCCCTCGGTCATGCAGAGGATCTTGCCCGAAAAGCAGCAGCGCTCGAAGCCATGCGACGCACCCTGCTTGATCTGGCCGAAGGGTGTAGCGGCGACGCACGGCCTGACTGCCCGATCCTTGCCGGACTTGCTGAAACCCGGCAGCATCCGGCCCGAGAATTGACAGTGGCAAATTGCAGGCCGAAAGAAGAAGCGTGA
- a CDS encoding formate/nitrite transporter family protein, with protein sequence MHQTDTASAVDALEPHPLDVVPPARMARLVEEVGVRKVRLSFVSTLTLGILAGAFIAFGSMFYAVTVTGSELGFGPTRLLGGLAFSLGLILVIIGGAELFTGNSLIVMAWASRRITTAALLRNWGLVYVGNLIGAVATAVLVHLSGVLALGDGAVGITVDTIANAKISLDPAQAFVRGILCNILVCLAVWMCFAARSVSGKVVAIVFPITAFVALGFEHSIANMYLIPIGMLYQSGSIDVVALLANLLPVTAGNIVGGGALVALVYWLVYLGPTRAA encoded by the coding sequence TTGCACCAGACTGACACCGCATCTGCTGTTGACGCACTCGAGCCTCATCCTCTCGACGTGGTGCCGCCCGCACGGATGGCTCGCCTCGTCGAGGAGGTGGGAGTCCGCAAGGTGCGACTTTCCTTCGTTTCAACGCTGACACTTGGCATTCTTGCAGGTGCTTTCATTGCCTTCGGATCGATGTTCTACGCGGTCACGGTCACCGGCAGTGAACTCGGATTTGGGCCAACCCGATTGCTGGGCGGCCTTGCCTTCTCCCTTGGCCTAATCCTGGTGATCATCGGCGGCGCGGAACTGTTTACTGGCAACAGCCTGATCGTCATGGCCTGGGCAAGTCGGCGCATCACCACGGCAGCGCTGTTGCGGAACTGGGGACTTGTTTACGTCGGCAACCTGATCGGGGCGGTCGCAACAGCAGTTCTCGTCCATTTGTCCGGCGTGCTGGCGCTGGGCGATGGCGCCGTTGGCATCACGGTGGACACGATTGCTAACGCCAAGATATCGCTGGATCCAGCTCAGGCCTTCGTGAGGGGTATATTGTGCAACATCCTCGTGTGCCTCGCGGTCTGGATGTGTTTCGCCGCGCGCAGCGTGTCCGGCAAAGTCGTTGCGATCGTTTTCCCGATCACAGCCTTCGTCGCACTCGGTTTCGAGCATTCGATCGCCAATATGTATCTCATTCCCATCGGCATGCTCTACCAGAGCGGCAGCATTGACGTCGTGGCTTTGCTTGCCAATTTGCTTCCCGTAACGGCGGGGAACATTGTCGGTGGTGGCGCTCTGGTCGCGCTAGTTTACTGGCTGGTATACCTTGGTCCGACCCGGGCGGCATAG
- a CDS encoding efflux RND transporter periplasmic adaptor subunit: MSVDARQAVRWGAGVLAIALVAGGGGYWIGQRGGPASDDGSTAAGRKVLYWYDPMVPAEHYDNPNSLSSMGMKTIPRYANEPEGPNAAPGITIDPAARQNLGLRVATAEIGGLPSTFTATGTIDFNQRNVAVIQARTGGFVTRVYGRAPGDVIGAGAPIADVQLPEWGGAQAEFLAVRRLSKPELTAAARQRLRLMGMSEGLIAGVERSGQTNGTVTITSPIAGVIQTLDARAGVTLAQGQTLAQVTGIGTVWLNAAVPEAQAGMVKVGQRAMARLSAFPDESFTGRVIAILPTAQADSRTLTVRIELANRGGRLRPGMFSNVMLGDGGDQALLVPSEAVIRTGARTLVMLALPDGRYRPAEVRAGREGGGKTQIIAGLAPGEKVVASGQFLLDSEASLTGIPARALESGE, encoded by the coding sequence ATGAGCGTGGACGCGAGACAAGCCGTGCGCTGGGGCGCCGGAGTTTTGGCAATCGCACTGGTTGCAGGTGGCGGCGGCTATTGGATTGGTCAACGCGGCGGTCCTGCAAGCGACGATGGATCGACGGCAGCGGGACGCAAAGTCCTCTACTGGTACGATCCGATGGTGCCGGCCGAGCACTACGACAATCCCAACTCGCTCAGTTCGATGGGGATGAAGACCATCCCCAGGTACGCCAATGAACCGGAGGGGCCGAACGCCGCCCCTGGCATCACTATCGATCCCGCCGCCCGGCAGAACCTCGGGCTGCGCGTGGCTACGGCTGAAATCGGTGGCTTGCCCTCGACGTTTACTGCCACCGGCACAATCGACTTCAACCAGCGTAATGTGGCGGTCATCCAGGCGCGCACCGGCGGGTTCGTCACCCGCGTCTATGGACGTGCGCCCGGCGACGTGATCGGTGCGGGCGCGCCGATTGCCGATGTCCAATTGCCCGAATGGGGCGGCGCGCAAGCAGAGTTTCTCGCAGTCAGGCGGCTCAGCAAGCCGGAGCTTACAGCCGCTGCCCGCCAGCGCCTGCGGCTGATGGGCATGTCGGAGGGCCTGATCGCAGGGGTCGAGCGCAGTGGGCAGACCAATGGTACGGTGACGATCACCTCGCCGATTGCGGGCGTGATCCAGACACTCGATGCAAGGGCGGGCGTCACATTGGCGCAAGGCCAGACCCTGGCGCAGGTGACCGGCATCGGTACCGTCTGGCTCAACGCCGCCGTGCCCGAAGCGCAGGCAGGCATGGTCAAGGTCGGCCAGCGCGCAATGGCGAGGCTATCCGCCTTTCCGGATGAGAGCTTCACCGGGCGCGTGATCGCGATCCTGCCCACTGCGCAGGCCGACAGCCGCACGCTCACTGTCCGCATCGAGCTTGCCAATCGTGGCGGCCGCCTGAGGCCAGGCATGTTCAGCAACGTCATGCTGGGTGATGGCGGTGACCAAGCGCTGCTTGTGCCGAGCGAGGCGGTGATCCGTACCGGAGCGCGGACGCTCGTCATGCTGGCCCTGCCCGATGGCCGTTATCGACCGGCTGAAGTCCGCGCGGGCCGCGAAGGTGGCGGTAAAACGCAGATCATTGCGGGATTGGCTCCCGGTGAGAAGGTCGTCGCTTCCGGTCAGTTCCTGCTCGATTCCGAAGCGAGCTTGACGGGCATTCCGGCGCGCGCCCTGGAGAGCGGAGAATGA
- a CDS encoding heavy metal translocating P-type ATPase, producing the protein MAEPRPHHDHTPCAHSGTSTQGMVSDPVCGMSVDPTTALHVATHAGAHHYFCSAGCLAKFNAEPARYTGAAAKPTELATADGVIWTCPMHPEVQRPGPGTCPICGMALEPVTPSLDDGPSAEYADMKRRFVIGLVLSLPVVALEMGGHLLGLNRLVGQQMSNWLQMALATPVVLWAGWPFFERGWASVRSRHLNMFTLIAMGTGVAWTYSMVAALLPGAFPMAFRTAHGAVPAYFEAAAVITVLVLLGQLLELRARETTSGAIRALLDLSPKLARRVRTDGSDEEITLDEVLVGDTLRVRPGEKVPVDGVVLEGRGTVDESMVTGESMPITKEAASKLIGGTINQTGGLVMRAEKIGRDTMLARIVQMVADAQRSRAPIQRLADTVSAWFVPAVIAVAVLAFIAWSLVGPPPAMGYGLIAAVAVLIIACPCALGLATPMSIMVGVGRGAQAGILIKNAESLERMEKVDTLVVDKTGTLTEGKPAVVAIETADGFDKDKVLRLAASLERSSEHPLALAIVREAEARGLAISEPGDVDQPVGKGITGTVDGHRLHAGNARFLDEQGISIEPLAERADRLRGEGATAIFLGVDGNVAGAIGIADPVKETTPAALLALAEAGIHVIMLTGDNRVTAEAIARRLGITDIEADVLPDQKSEIVKRLREQGRIVAMAGDGVNDAPALAAADVGIAMGSGTDVAIESAGITLLKGDLTGIAKARHLSHATMANIRQNLFFAFAYNVAGIPVAAGALYPLFGLMLSPIIAAAAMALSSVSVIGNSLRLRRIAL; encoded by the coding sequence ATGGCCGAGCCGCGCCCGCATCACGATCACACCCCCTGCGCCCATTCCGGAACTTCGACACAGGGAATGGTCTCTGATCCCGTCTGCGGGATGAGCGTCGATCCTACGACGGCGCTGCACGTCGCCACCCATGCCGGCGCCCATCACTACTTTTGCAGCGCGGGCTGCCTCGCCAAGTTCAACGCCGAACCAGCACGCTATACAGGCGCTGCAGCAAAGCCGACCGAACTAGCGACGGCCGATGGCGTAATCTGGACTTGCCCGATGCATCCCGAGGTCCAGCGGCCCGGTCCTGGTACCTGCCCGATCTGCGGGATGGCGCTGGAGCCGGTAACCCCGTCTCTCGATGATGGTCCCTCCGCGGAATACGCCGACATGAAACGGCGCTTCGTGATCGGGCTCGTCCTGAGCCTGCCGGTTGTCGCCCTCGAAATGGGTGGGCATCTGCTAGGGCTCAACCGTCTGGTCGGCCAGCAGATGTCGAACTGGCTGCAAATGGCGCTCGCGACGCCGGTCGTACTCTGGGCTGGCTGGCCGTTCTTCGAACGTGGCTGGGCCTCGGTGAGAAGCCGCCATCTCAACATGTTCACGCTGATTGCCATGGGTACTGGCGTTGCCTGGACTTACAGCATGGTAGCTGCGCTCCTGCCAGGAGCCTTCCCCATGGCGTTCCGGACGGCGCACGGCGCGGTACCAGCCTATTTCGAGGCGGCAGCGGTAATCACCGTGCTGGTCCTGCTCGGCCAGTTACTCGAACTTCGCGCACGCGAGACGACCAGCGGCGCGATCCGTGCTTTGCTCGATCTCTCTCCCAAGCTCGCCCGGCGGGTCCGTACCGATGGATCGGATGAGGAGATCACTCTCGACGAGGTGCTGGTTGGCGATACGCTGCGCGTCCGTCCCGGCGAGAAGGTTCCGGTCGATGGCGTGGTGCTGGAAGGTCGCGGCACGGTCGATGAATCGATGGTCACTGGCGAGTCCATGCCCATCACCAAGGAGGCAGCGTCGAAGCTGATCGGCGGCACGATCAACCAGACCGGCGGCCTCGTGATGCGCGCCGAGAAGATCGGGCGCGACACCATGCTCGCGCGCATCGTCCAGATGGTTGCCGATGCCCAGCGCAGTCGCGCGCCGATCCAGCGGCTTGCCGATACGGTGTCCGCCTGGTTCGTGCCGGCGGTGATCGCGGTCGCGGTGCTGGCCTTCATCGCCTGGTCACTCGTCGGCCCGCCGCCCGCGATGGGCTATGGCCTCATCGCGGCGGTCGCGGTGCTGATCATCGCCTGTCCCTGCGCGCTTGGGCTCGCCACCCCAATGTCGATCATGGTCGGCGTCGGTCGCGGCGCGCAGGCGGGCATTCTTATCAAGAATGCGGAAAGTCTCGAGCGCATGGAGAAAGTCGACACGCTGGTCGTCGACAAGACCGGCACGCTAACTGAAGGCAAGCCCGCGGTGGTGGCCATCGAAACCGCCGATGGCTTCGACAAAGACAAAGTTCTGCGCCTTGCCGCCAGCCTTGAACGCAGCAGTGAACACCCCTTGGCCCTCGCGATCGTCAGGGAAGCCGAAGCACGAGGCCTCGCGATCAGCGAACCGGGCGACGTCGATCAGCCCGTCGGCAAAGGCATCACCGGCACTGTCGATGGTCATCGGCTTCACGCTGGCAACGCCCGCTTTCTCGATGAACAAGGCATCTCGATCGAGCCACTGGCCGAGCGAGCCGACCGCCTGCGGGGTGAAGGCGCAACCGCGATATTCCTCGGCGTTGACGGTAACGTCGCGGGTGCAATCGGCATCGCCGATCCGGTCAAGGAGACGACCCCCGCCGCGCTTCTGGCGCTCGCCGAGGCGGGCATCCATGTCATCATGCTGACCGGAGATAATCGCGTCACGGCCGAAGCCATCGCCCGCAGGCTGGGCATTACGGACATCGAGGCCGATGTCTTACCCGACCAGAAGAGCGAGATCGTCAAGCGCCTGAGGGAACAAGGCCGGATCGTCGCCATGGCAGGCGATGGCGTAAACGACGCCCCCGCACTGGCCGCCGCCGACGTCGGCATCGCCATGGGCTCGGGCACCGATGTCGCGATCGAGAGCGCGGGTATTACGCTGCTTAAGGGAGATCTCACAGGCATCGCCAAAGCTCGCCACCTGAGCCATGCGACTATGGCGAACATCCGGCAGAACCTGTTCTTCGCCTTTGCCTACAACGTCGCGGGTATCCCGGTGGCGGCGGGCGCGCTCTACCCGCTGTTCGGCCTCATGCTCTCGCCCATCATCGCAGCAGCGGCGATGGCGTTGTCGTCAGTCAGCGTCATCGGCAATTCGCTGCGCCTGAGGAGGATCGCGCTATGA
- a CDS encoding DUF2933 domain-containing protein — translation MNLSSRRAWLLAAVSAGLIAAYLFYPEHRQHLFGLIPYAFLFACPLLHFFHGGHHHGQHRRSGEQRP, via the coding sequence ATGAATCTTTCCAGCAGACGAGCCTGGTTGCTCGCGGCGGTGTCGGCAGGCCTTATCGCGGCCTACTTGTTCTACCCGGAGCATCGGCAGCACCTGTTCGGCCTGATACCCTACGCCTTCCTGTTCGCCTGTCCGTTGCTGCACTTCTTCCACGGCGGCCATCACCATGGCCAGCACCGGCGATCAGGCGAGCAACGTCCATGA
- a CDS encoding TolC family protein produces the protein MIIAPATAVAALATLSVAVVPSAALAEPLTFGAALQRASNEAPSLRASASGVDAARSAEIASGRLPDPTLSVGLDNFPISGPPGFSFTRESMTMARIGVEQAFPNPAKRRAERTRARADIGTAEAGLAVEAQNIRLETALAWVDLYYAKQRLAQLQVLDQSLGDLQATVSARLASGSARPSAALEPVQLRAAVNDRRSELAADVTKAQARLARFTGDPEADVAGDPPVLEVDRAQLVAGLASLPSLQALDAGVGAADAETELARADKRPDWRVSTSYARRDPAYGDMVSVGVSFDLPLFAKSRQDPKIAARASEAERARLLRIAGERELVAALDGDLADHVMHHQRLMNARNTLVPLAKRRAELDMASYAAGKLDLGSALLSTLALAEAEVDALSREADVARDAIRINFTYGEMRP, from the coding sequence ATGATTATTGCGCCCGCCACCGCGGTGGCGGCTCTCGCGACCCTATCGGTTGCGGTCGTTCCAAGCGCAGCTCTGGCCGAGCCGCTAACGTTCGGCGCCGCGCTCCAGCGTGCCTCAAACGAGGCGCCATCGCTCCGGGCGAGCGCCTCGGGTGTCGATGCCGCACGTTCTGCCGAGATTGCGTCAGGACGGCTACCGGACCCGACACTGTCCGTCGGCCTCGACAATTTCCCTATTTCGGGGCCGCCCGGCTTCAGCTTCACCCGCGAAAGCATGACGATGGCGCGCATCGGTGTAGAGCAGGCTTTTCCCAATCCGGCAAAACGCCGCGCTGAACGGACCCGCGCCCGAGCGGACATCGGCACCGCCGAAGCAGGCCTTGCGGTCGAGGCGCAGAATATCCGCCTCGAGACCGCGCTCGCCTGGGTCGATCTCTACTATGCCAAGCAGCGGCTCGCACAGTTGCAGGTTCTCGATCAAAGCCTCGGGGATCTCCAGGCAACCGTCTCCGCACGGCTGGCTTCTGGGTCTGCGCGGCCCAGCGCGGCGCTCGAACCCGTCCAGCTGCGCGCTGCCGTCAACGACCGTCGCAGCGAGCTTGCCGCCGATGTCACCAAGGCACAGGCGCGACTGGCGCGCTTTACCGGCGACCCTGAGGCCGATGTTGCGGGCGATCCGCCCGTTCTTGAGGTAGACCGCGCGCAGCTTGTGGCAGGACTTGCTTCACTTCCGAGCCTACAGGCGCTGGACGCGGGCGTCGGGGCTGCTGACGCGGAAACCGAACTGGCCCGCGCCGACAAGCGTCCCGATTGGCGTGTGAGCACCTCCTATGCCCGCCGCGACCCCGCTTATGGCGATATGGTGTCGGTCGGGGTCAGCTTCGATCTGCCGCTCTTTGCCAAGAGCAGACAGGATCCGAAAATCGCCGCACGCGCGAGCGAGGCAGAGCGGGCGCGGCTACTGCGCATTGCCGGGGAACGCGAACTCGTGGCCGCGCTCGATGGCGACCTGGCCGATCATGTCATGCACCATCAGCGGCTGATGAATGCGCGCAATACGCTAGTGCCGCTCGCGAAGCGGCGGGCTGAGCTAGATATGGCCAGCTATGCCGCAGGCAAGCTCGACCTTGGAAGTGCGCTGCTTTCGACGCTGGCACTGGCGGAAGCCGAGGTTGATGCGCTGTCGCGCGAGGCCGACGTCGCGCGCGACGCGATCCGGATCAATTTCACATACGGGGAGATGCGGCCATGA
- a CDS encoding copper-binding protein yields MNKTLMMASSLALMASLAACNKQEDAPKHAESSAASGPMANMPMAGQMMHGMAAGTVTAIDPAEGTITLDHGAMSNLGWPAMTMGFTAKPEQLSGIKVGDKVDFEIDWDGKAGAITKIAKSGS; encoded by the coding sequence GTGAACAAGACCCTGATGATGGCGTCCAGCCTAGCGCTGATGGCCTCGCTCGCCGCCTGCAACAAGCAAGAGGATGCACCGAAGCACGCTGAGAGCAGCGCCGCATCCGGCCCCATGGCGAACATGCCCATGGCCGGTCAGATGATGCACGGTATGGCGGCCGGCACGGTCACCGCTATCGATCCCGCTGAGGGTACGATCACGCTCGATCATGGCGCCATGAGCAATCTCGGCTGGCCCGCCATGACGATGGGCTTCACAGCCAAGCCCGAACAGCTTTCCGGTATCAAAGTTGGCGACAAGGTGGACTTCGAAATTGACTGGGACGGCAAGGCCGGAGCGATCACGAAGATCGCGAAGTCCGGCTCGTAA